From Candidatus Babeliales bacterium:
AAAAAGCCATCTATCAGCTGCGGCGCATAGCGCAACAAAATATCTATGCTGTGACTATTCATGATGCCTCCCCAACTAAATACCATTTTTGTTCAAACTGAGCAATTGCACCATTATTTTTTAACTGCTGCACCGCTTGCTCAACAAGACCTACCAGTTCAGTATTATTTTTTTGCAAAGCAATGCCATGGCCTTTTGATTCAAAGCTACCAAGCGGTACATGCACCGCCTGCAGATCACTAAACTTTCTTGCAAAGCCTTCAAACGCTTCATCAAAAAAAGCTGCGGTAATTTTGCCGTACTGCAATTCTAAAACAATATCGGCATAGCCATTCAGCAACTTAACGTTGATAAAACCGAACTGACGCGCAAAGTTTTCTTGCAACGTACCGGCGAGCACACCAACGGTTGCATTTTTGCCACGCAAATCTTGCATGCTAGCAACACCAGTCGGCACCGATTGCCAAAAAACAAGCGGGAACGTGTTTACACCAACGCCTTGATAATGCACCATGGCAAAGCGCTGTAACCGCTCTTGAGTAATACTAAACCCACACATGAGCATATCAATTCTGCCACGGTCTAAAGCCATGCACAATTCAGGCACTGCCATTTCTTTGATTACAAGCGTACGACCCAAATGCTGAGCAATACCGGCAGCAACGTCCACATCAAAGCCTTCATAAGCACCCAGCTCATTGACTGACATAAACGGCGCATCGGCTGGCAGCATGCCAACTACAAGCTCGTTTTTAGTTTTTTGATTATCGTTTTGAGTACGATTACACGAAGAAAAAAATACTAAACAAAATACAAACATAACATTGATAAGCAGGCAAAATGCCGGCCTTCTATGATTAGTAAACATAGCTATCCTTAAAAAAAATTACGTTAAAGCAGAACTATGCATTAGTTAAAATGCACAATACCTCTTGAACGAATTAAACATGTTTGCAGCA
This genomic window contains:
- a CDS encoding transporter substrate-binding domain-containing protein yields the protein MFTNHRRPAFCLLINVMFVFCLVFFSSCNRTQNDNQKTKNELVVGMLPADAPFMSVNELGAYEGFDVDVAAGIAQHLGRTLVIKEMAVPELCMALDRGRIDMLMCGFSITQERLQRFAMVHYQGVGVNTFPLVFWQSVPTGVASMQDLRGKNATVGVLAGTLQENFARQFGFINVKLLNGYADIVLELQYGKITAAFFDEAFEGFARKFSDLQAVHVPLGSFESKGHGIALQKNNTELVGLVEQAVQQLKNNGAIAQFEQKWYLVGEAS